One Rosa chinensis cultivar Old Blush chromosome 5, RchiOBHm-V2, whole genome shotgun sequence genomic region harbors:
- the LOC112164918 gene encoding CBS domain-containing protein CBSX3, mitochondrial isoform X2, with amino-acid sequence MQGALKAFSSQGNFVKNAVLRHVRVVNPLIQPALFSRFESAAPARIEEQGFESTRIADILNSKGKGADGSWLWCTTDDSVYDAVKSMTQHNVGALVVVKPGEQKSIAGIITERDYLRKIIVQGRSSKSTKVGDIMTEENKLITVTPDTKVLRAMQLMTDNRIRHIPVIDDRGMLGMVSIGDVVRAVVSEHREELDRLNAFIQGGY; translated from the exons ATGCAAGGAGCACTTAAAGCCTTTTCATCACAGGGGAACTTTgtgaaaaatgcagttttgcgACACGTCCGTGTTGTGAATCCCCTAATTCAGCCTGCTTTGTTTTCACGCTTTGAGTCTGCTGCACCCGCCCGCATAGAAGAGCAAGGTTTCGAAAGCACTAGGATTGCAGACATCTTGAACTCTAAAGGTAAAGGTGCTGATGGTTCCTGGCTTTGGTGCACTACAGATGATTCTGTTTATGATGCTGTTAAGTCG ATGACCCAGCACAATGTTGGAGCCTTGGTGGTCGTGAAACCTGGAGAGCAAAAATCTATTGCAGGAATCATAACAGAGAGAG ATTATCTCAGGAAGATCATAGTGCAGGGAAGATCATCCAAGTCAACAAAGGTTGGGGATATCATGACTGAGGAG AACAAGCTTATCACTGTCACCCCTGACACCAAAGTTCTGCGGGCAATGCAGCTGATGACAG ATAACCGAATTAGGCACATTCCAGTTATAGATGACAGGGGAATGCTTGGTATGGTATCCATTGGTGATGTGGTTCGTGCTGTGGTGAGTGAGCACCGAGAGGAGCTCGACCGCTTGAATGCTTTTATTCAAGGTGGTTACTAG
- the LOC112164918 gene encoding CBS domain-containing protein CBSX3, mitochondrial isoform X1, with translation MLIIKMQGALKAFSSQGNFVKNAVLRHVRVVNPLIQPALFSRFESAAPARIEEQGFESTRIADILNSKGKGADGSWLWCTTDDSVYDAVKSMTQHNVGALVVVKPGEQKSIAGIITERDYLRKIIVQGRSSKSTKVGDIMTEENKLITVTPDTKVLRAMQLMTDNRIRHIPVIDDRGMLGMVSIGDVVRAVVSEHREELDRLNAFIQGGY, from the exons ATGTTGATT ATAAAAATGCAAGGAGCACTTAAAGCCTTTTCATCACAGGGGAACTTTgtgaaaaatgcagttttgcgACACGTCCGTGTTGTGAATCCCCTAATTCAGCCTGCTTTGTTTTCACGCTTTGAGTCTGCTGCACCCGCCCGCATAGAAGAGCAAGGTTTCGAAAGCACTAGGATTGCAGACATCTTGAACTCTAAAGGTAAAGGTGCTGATGGTTCCTGGCTTTGGTGCACTACAGATGATTCTGTTTATGATGCTGTTAAGTCG ATGACCCAGCACAATGTTGGAGCCTTGGTGGTCGTGAAACCTGGAGAGCAAAAATCTATTGCAGGAATCATAACAGAGAGAG ATTATCTCAGGAAGATCATAGTGCAGGGAAGATCATCCAAGTCAACAAAGGTTGGGGATATCATGACTGAGGAG AACAAGCTTATCACTGTCACCCCTGACACCAAAGTTCTGCGGGCAATGCAGCTGATGACAG ATAACCGAATTAGGCACATTCCAGTTATAGATGACAGGGGAATGCTTGGTATGGTATCCATTGGTGATGTGGTTCGTGCTGTGGTGAGTGAGCACCGAGAGGAGCTCGACCGCTTGAATGCTTTTATTCAAGGTGGTTACTAG